A DNA window from Microcystis aeruginosa NIES-843 contains the following coding sequences:
- a CDS encoding 2TM domain-containing protein: MPNPDFFPPQSYSQEDVQEILYLAISRQGDKGEITRQQLLEIADDLAIEVKDLEAAEKDWQESKMVSYKRQEFDRFRREELKNKTVRYLIINSFFIIINLISAGTISWAIYLLLLMGLPLSLSAWKTFQNQGIAYEEAFKRWKIKEEMKESFTNLWTQVKKFLQF, translated from the coding sequence ATGCCAAACCCCGATTTTTTCCCTCCCCAATCCTACAGTCAAGAGGATGTGCAGGAAATTCTCTATTTGGCTATCTCCCGTCAAGGGGATAAGGGAGAAATTACCCGTCAACAGTTGTTAGAAATTGCCGACGATTTAGCTATTGAAGTTAAAGACTTAGAAGCGGCGGAAAAGGACTGGCAAGAGTCAAAAATGGTCAGTTATAAACGGCAAGAATTCGATCGCTTTCGTCGCGAGGAGCTAAAAAATAAAACCGTTCGCTATCTGATTATTAATAGTTTTTTTATTATCATTAATTTAATTAGTGCGGGAACAATTTCTTGGGCAATTTATCTGCTTTTGCTGATGGGTTTACCTCTTTCTCTCTCGGCTTGGAAAACTTTTCAAAATCAAGGAATTGCCTACGAAGAGGCATTTAAACGCTGGAAAATTAAAGAGGAAATGAAAGAGTCTTTTACCAATCTTTGGACACAAGTTAAAAAGTTTTTACAGTTTTAA
- the mutS gene encoding DNA mismatch repair protein MutS gives MTLPSDFPLEPPATNKDPHRDYRGLDRSKLTPMYQHYVEVKETYPNALLLYRVGDFFECFFQDAVIISRELELVLTSKEGGKGIGRVAMTGVPHHALERYSRLLVEKGYAVAICDQVEDSTEAAAEKRLVERAITKLLTPGTLTDEGMLNAKKNNFLAAVVITGENWGLAYSDISTGEFYTTQASDLTALSLELSRLQPSEILFPINAPDLNRILRPGEKSDHLPPCLPDSFCYSLRPQTIFTLTEAKNRLLITYKMRSLEGMGCEHLPLAIRAAGGLLEYIEDTQKANQVPLQPLKTYSISEFLILDGQTRRNLEITQTVRDGSFYGSLLWAIDRTCTAMGSRALRRWLLQPLLDSRGIRARQDTIQELKDNPALRQDIRQKLREIYDIERLSGRVGAGTANARDLLSLAASLVKLADLAALVASGNSPYLKALQQIPADLEKLGQQVIAHLVESPPLHLKEGGVIREGIDAQLDALRRDYQEVIDWFKNLETTEKERTGISNLKVSYNKTFGYYISLPRSKADFAPKDYVRKQTLVNEERYITTELKEKENIILTAVDELNKLEYEIFSDLRRQVAEFSPEIREVATKVAALDVLAALAEIAVYQGYCRPEIADGRLIDIKDGRHPVVEQSLGAGFFVPNSINLGNQEGLEYPDLIILTGPNASGKSCYLRQVGLIQLLAQTGSFVPAKSAKISICDRIFTRVGAVDDLATGQSTFMVEMNETANILNHATDRSLVLLDEIGRGTATFDGLSIAWSVAEYLATVLQSRTIFATHYHELNELASILENVANYQVTVKELPHEIVFLHQVRPGGADKSYGIEAGRLAGLPTSVIDRAMQVMGQIEKHSKIAIGLRQGIKKIKPVKSDNSPSLQQLDIFDDSK, from the coding sequence ATGACTCTCCCCTCGGATTTTCCCCTAGAACCACCGGCTACCAATAAAGATCCCCATCGTGATTATCGCGGACTCGATCGCAGTAAACTCACCCCCATGTATCAGCATTATGTGGAGGTAAAAGAAACCTATCCCAATGCTCTTTTACTCTATCGTGTGGGCGATTTTTTCGAGTGTTTCTTTCAGGATGCGGTGATTATCTCCAGAGAATTAGAATTAGTTCTCACCAGCAAGGAAGGGGGTAAAGGTATTGGGAGAGTCGCCATGACTGGAGTTCCCCACCACGCCCTAGAGCGTTATAGTCGTTTATTGGTGGAAAAAGGCTATGCAGTGGCGATTTGTGACCAAGTAGAGGATTCAACGGAAGCAGCCGCCGAAAAACGACTCGTAGAACGCGCTATCACCAAACTGCTCACCCCCGGAACCCTCACCGATGAGGGAATGTTAAACGCAAAAAAGAATAATTTTCTGGCCGCTGTGGTGATCACCGGAGAAAATTGGGGATTAGCATATTCAGATATCTCCACCGGAGAATTCTACACCACCCAAGCCAGCGATTTAACGGCTTTAAGCCTAGAATTAAGCCGTTTACAGCCCTCAGAAATCCTTTTTCCCATCAATGCCCCCGATTTAAACCGTATTTTGCGCCCTGGGGAAAAATCTGACCATCTCCCCCCCTGTTTACCCGATAGTTTTTGTTATTCTCTCCGTCCCCAAACTATCTTTACTCTCACAGAGGCGAAAAATCGTCTCCTAATCACCTATAAAATGCGTTCCCTAGAGGGTATGGGCTGCGAACATTTACCCCTCGCTATTCGCGCAGCCGGAGGCCTCTTAGAATACATTGAAGATACCCAAAAAGCCAATCAAGTCCCCCTACAACCTTTAAAAACCTACTCTATCTCCGAATTTTTGATTTTAGATGGGCAAACCCGTCGTAACCTTGAAATTACCCAAACGGTGCGCGATGGTAGCTTCTATGGTTCTCTATTATGGGCGATTGATCGCACTTGTACAGCCATGGGTAGTCGCGCTTTACGTCGTTGGTTATTGCAACCTCTCTTAGATTCTCGCGGTATTCGCGCCCGTCAAGATACTATCCAAGAGTTAAAGGATAATCCCGCCCTGCGCCAAGATATTCGGCAAAAATTAAGGGAAATCTACGATATAGAACGTTTAAGCGGTCGCGTTGGCGCAGGAACGGCTAACGCCCGCGATTTACTTTCCCTAGCGGCATCTTTAGTCAAATTAGCCGATTTAGCGGCTTTGGTCGCTTCGGGAAATTCGCCCTATTTGAAAGCTTTACAGCAAATTCCCGCCGATTTAGAAAAATTAGGCCAGCAGGTGATAGCGCATCTGGTGGAATCTCCCCCGCTGCATCTGAAGGAAGGGGGGGTGATTCGCGAGGGAATTGATGCCCAATTGGATGCCCTACGGCGCGACTATCAGGAAGTAATCGATTGGTTTAAGAATCTGGAGACGACAGAGAAAGAAAGAACGGGTATTAGTAATCTTAAGGTTAGTTATAACAAAACTTTCGGTTATTATATCAGTTTACCCCGCAGTAAAGCTGATTTCGCCCCAAAAGATTATGTGCGTAAGCAAACTTTAGTCAATGAGGAACGTTATATCACCACCGAGTTAAAGGAGAAAGAAAATATAATTCTGACGGCAGTAGATGAATTAAATAAGTTAGAATACGAGATTTTTAGCGATTTACGCCGTCAAGTGGCCGAATTTTCCCCAGAAATTCGGGAAGTGGCCACAAAAGTCGCCGCTTTAGATGTGTTGGCAGCATTGGCAGAAATCGCCGTTTATCAGGGATATTGTCGCCCAGAAATCGCCGATGGTCGTCTTATCGATATTAAAGATGGTCGTCATCCCGTGGTGGAACAATCCCTTGGGGCTGGCTTTTTTGTGCCGAATTCGATTAATTTGGGCAATCAGGAGGGTTTAGAATACCCCGACTTGATTATTCTCACCGGTCCCAATGCTAGTGGCAAAAGTTGTTATCTGCGACAGGTGGGATTAATTCAATTGTTGGCCCAAACCGGCAGTTTTGTCCCAGCAAAGTCGGCCAAAATCTCCATCTGCGATCGCATTTTCACCCGGGTGGGGGCTGTGGATGACCTCGCTACGGGCCAATCCACCTTTATGGTGGAAATGAACGAAACCGCCAATATTCTCAATCACGCCACGGACAGATCATTAGTATTACTAGACGAAATTGGCCGGGGGACAGCCACCTTTGACGGTTTATCCATAGCTTGGTCTGTGGCGGAGTATTTAGCCACGGTACTGCAATCGCGGACGATTTTCGCCACTCACTACCACGAACTAAACGAATTAGCTTCAATTTTAGAGAATGTGGCTAATTATCAGGTAACAGTCAAAGAATTACCCCATGAGATAGTATTTTTGCACCAAGTACGACCGGGAGGTGCGGATAAATCCTATGGTATCGAAGCGGGGAGATTAGCCGGTTTACCAACTTCTGTGATCGATCGTGCCATGCAGGTGATGGGTCAAATCGAAAAACATAGTAAAATTGCGATCGGTTTGCGTCAGGGAATTAAGAAAATTAAACCAGTTAAGTCGGATAATTCCCCCTCTCTGCAGCAGTTAGATATTTTTGATGACAGTAAGTAG
- the apcB gene encoding allophycocyanin subunit beta, with the protein MSPEVQPCEIINKAKLKNVFIAVGRNLIMRDAVTSLIRKYDVTGRYLDRDAIDNLKQYFASGTARLAAAALINANSAALVRGAAIRLFEEVPELIRAGGNAYTTRRYSACLRDMDYYLRYASYALVAADTNVLDERVLQGLRETYNSLGVPIGPTVRGIQIMSEMIQTMATEAGIADTSLIAEPFDHLTRELSEVSI; encoded by the coding sequence ATGTCCCCCGAAGTTCAACCCTGTGAGATTATAAATAAAGCGAAACTCAAAAATGTCTTTATTGCTGTTGGGAGAAACTTAATAATGCGAGACGCGGTAACTAGCCTGATTAGAAAATACGATGTCACCGGACGTTATCTCGATCGAGATGCGATCGATAATCTTAAACAATATTTTGCCTCGGGAACTGCCCGTCTAGCTGCCGCCGCCCTCATTAACGCTAATTCGGCGGCGCTCGTGCGTGGGGCGGCGATTCGTCTATTTGAAGAAGTTCCCGAATTGATCCGCGCCGGGGGTAATGCCTACACCACCCGTCGTTATTCTGCCTGTCTGCGGGATATGGATTACTATCTCCGCTATGCCAGTTATGCGCTGGTGGCTGCCGATACTAATGTTCTAGATGAACGGGTACTGCAAGGACTACGGGAAACCTATAATTCCCTCGGTGTTCCCATCGGTCCGACGGTGCGCGGTATCCAAATCATGAGCGAAATGATTCAAACCATGGCTACTGAGGCGGGTATTGCCGACACCTCTTTGATCGCTGAACCCTTTGATCATCTCACTCGCGAATTAAGCGAAGTGTCTATCTAA
- the proB gene encoding glutamate 5-kinase, translated as MNQTIVIKIGTSSLTDNETGQLSLSTIAALVEVLTRLRAAGHRVVLVSSGAVGVGCRRLGIQERPKKIALKQAIAAVGQGRLMRIYDDLFTSLGQPIAQILLTRPELMERTCYVNAYNTFQALFELGVIAIVNENDTVAIDELKFGDNDTLSALVASLIEADWLFILTDVDRLYSADPRLFPEAAAIARVSPAELAQLSIDAGSSGSQWGTGGMATKLAAARIATSAGVEMAITRGRQPGNILKIMAGEAIGTRFEAQKRSDNARKRWIAYGLLPMGKIYLDAGAIQAICQGGKSLLAAGITKVEGEFSASESVQLCDQEGRELARGIVNYSSEEIDRVKGQHSERIASLLGYMAAETIIHRDNLVILSASSTTSTNKG; from the coding sequence ATGAACCAAACCATAGTGATCAAAATCGGTACTTCCAGTTTGACCGATAATGAAACCGGCCAATTATCCCTCTCCACGATCGCCGCTTTAGTGGAAGTCCTCACCCGGTTGCGCGCTGCCGGTCATCGGGTGGTATTAGTATCTTCCGGGGCCGTGGGGGTGGGCTGCCGTCGTCTGGGAATACAGGAAAGACCGAAAAAAATCGCCCTCAAACAAGCGATCGCCGCCGTCGGTCAAGGTCGTCTGATGCGGATCTATGATGACCTCTTTACCAGTCTTGGTCAACCGATCGCCCAAATTTTGCTGACCCGTCCCGAATTGATGGAACGCACCTGTTATGTCAACGCCTATAATACCTTTCAGGCTTTGTTTGAATTAGGGGTGATTGCCATTGTCAACGAAAATGATACGGTGGCGATCGATGAGTTAAAATTCGGCGATAATGACACTTTATCAGCCCTTGTAGCCAGTTTAATCGAGGCTGACTGGTTATTTATCCTCACCGATGTGGATCGCCTCTACAGTGCCGATCCGCGGCTATTTCCCGAAGCGGCGGCTATTGCCCGAGTTAGTCCCGCGGAATTAGCGCAACTATCGATCGATGCCGGTAGTAGTGGCAGTCAGTGGGGGACCGGGGGTATGGCGACTAAATTGGCGGCGGCCCGGATTGCCACCAGCGCCGGGGTAGAAATGGCGATTACTAGGGGACGGCAGCCCGGTAATATCTTAAAAATTATGGCAGGAGAGGCGATCGGAACCCGTTTTGAGGCCCAAAAACGCAGTGATAACGCCCGCAAACGCTGGATCGCCTACGGACTACTGCCCATGGGTAAAATCTATCTCGATGCTGGGGCGATTCAAGCCATTTGTCAGGGGGGAAAATCTCTCCTTGCGGCCGGAATCACCAAAGTGGAGGGGGAATTTAGCGCCTCGGAATCGGTGCAATTGTGCGATCAAGAAGGCCGGGAATTGGCCAGGGGAATTGTTAATTATAGTAGTGAGGAGATCGATCGAGTGAAAGGTCAACATTCCGAGCGTATTGCCAGTTTATTAGGTTATATGGCCGCAGAAACCATCATTCATCGGGATAATCTCGTCATTTTGAGTGCCTCGTCCACCACCTCGACTAATAAAGGATAA
- the recJ gene encoding single-stranded-DNA-specific exonuclease RecJ, with translation MTYKYPIQRWYIAATNPEKIAGLAREMGLSSLLATILINRGIDTPELAKTYIDPEADTLPSPLGEFPDLEKSVNLLVKAIARGDKIAICGDYDADGMTSTSLLLRALRHLGARVNHAIPSRMKEGYGINQRIVEEFAESGVGLILTVDNGISAHEPIALAIELGLKVIITDHHDLPPILPNASAILNPKLLTPNSPYQGLAGVGVAYILAVTTAQKMGKLQGLTESLLALFTLGTIADLAPLIGVNRRWLKRGLRKLPKSQLVGIQSLMQIAGISEEQKQLQPDDIGFKLGPRINAIGRIGDPQIVIELLTTDEAGIALERAMQCEQINRTRQELCEKIEEEAIKLVEETPIFWQQDRVLVLVEKDWHHGVIGIVASRLVERYGVPVFIGTYEEEDTGKIRGSARGIEEFHVFEALQFCQDLLGKFGGHKMAGGFSLPTANLLAFKQRLSQFSHKILQIEQLKPLIKIDTILDFKQINLQLFQQIDSLQPWGIGNELPVFWTPNVRVVEQKTIGKNHLKLLLAQSDNTRIKALAWRWGEYCPLPTRLDIAYKLKENTWNGNTTIEIELVGVRLPQENNNIKKAIFMHAEKMYQCSFWGDVNEIRIKNEQGDILVVQKGQRIGLLGKNRQQAREVNVTEPRFYTLIKVAIKALAI, from the coding sequence ATGACCTACAAATATCCCATCCAACGCTGGTATATTGCCGCGACTAATCCCGAAAAAATTGCGGGGTTAGCGCGAGAAATGGGACTATCATCTTTATTAGCAACTATCTTAATTAATCGCGGTATTGATACCCCCGAATTAGCTAAAACTTATATAGATCCTGAAGCGGATACCTTACCCTCTCCCCTGGGAGAATTTCCCGACTTAGAAAAAAGTGTCAATTTATTAGTAAAAGCGATCGCTAGGGGCGATAAAATTGCTATCTGTGGGGACTACGATGCCGATGGCATGACCAGTACATCTTTACTGTTAAGAGCCTTGAGACATCTCGGTGCTAGGGTAAATCATGCCATACCCAGTCGCATGAAAGAGGGATACGGAATTAATCAGCGCATTGTCGAAGAATTTGCCGAGTCGGGAGTCGGATTGATTCTCACCGTTGATAATGGTATTTCCGCTCACGAACCGATCGCCCTAGCGATAGAATTAGGATTAAAAGTTATTATCACCGATCATCACGATCTGCCGCCAATTTTACCAAATGCCTCCGCTATTCTCAACCCAAAATTATTAACACCGAACTCTCCCTATCAGGGATTAGCGGGGGTGGGAGTCGCCTACATTTTAGCGGTGACAACTGCCCAAAAAATGGGTAAATTACAGGGATTAACCGAGTCATTATTAGCATTATTTACCCTAGGCACTATAGCAGATTTAGCTCCATTAATTGGGGTAAATCGTCGCTGGTTAAAACGGGGTTTAAGAAAATTACCCAAATCCCAATTAGTCGGGATTCAATCCCTCATGCAAATAGCGGGAATTAGCGAGGAACAAAAGCAATTACAACCGGATGATATTGGCTTTAAATTGGGACCGAGAATTAATGCCATTGGCAGAATCGGTGATCCCCAGATAGTTATTGAATTATTAACCACCGATGAGGCGGGAATTGCCTTAGAAAGAGCGATGCAGTGCGAACAAATTAATCGTACTCGTCAAGAATTGTGCGAAAAAATTGAAGAAGAAGCGATTAAATTAGTGGAAGAAACGCCGATTTTTTGGCAACAAGATCGAGTTTTAGTATTAGTCGAAAAAGATTGGCATCATGGGGTAATTGGTATTGTAGCTTCCCGTTTAGTGGAACGGTACGGAGTGCCGGTTTTTATTGGTACTTACGAGGAAGAAGATACGGGTAAAATTCGCGGATCTGCCAGAGGAATTGAAGAATTTCACGTTTTTGAAGCCCTGCAATTTTGCCAAGATTTACTAGGAAAATTTGGCGGTCATAAAATGGCGGGGGGTTTTAGTTTACCCACAGCTAATTTACTAGCATTTAAACAAAGATTAAGTCAATTTTCTCACAAAATTTTACAAATAGAACAATTAAAACCTTTAATTAAAATTGATACTATCCTCGACTTTAAACAAATAAACCTGCAACTTTTTCAACAAATTGATAGTTTACAACCCTGGGGAATTGGCAATGAATTACCCGTTTTTTGGACTCCTAACGTGCGGGTAGTGGAACAGAAAACTATCGGAAAAAATCATTTAAAATTATTGCTGGCTCAAAGCGATAATACCAGAATTAAAGCCCTAGCTTGGCGTTGGGGCGAATATTGTCCTTTACCAACGCGTTTAGATATTGCCTATAAACTCAAAGAAAATACCTGGAATGGCAATACAACCATAGAAATTGAATTAGTGGGAGTGCGATTACCCCAAGAAAATAATAATATTAAAAAAGCAATTTTTATGCACGCCGAAAAAATGTATCAATGTAGTTTTTGGGGTGATGTAAACGAGATTCGCATCAAAAATGAACAGGGCGATATTTTAGTCGTGCAGAAAGGGCAGCGCATTGGTTTATTAGGCAAAAATCGGCAACAAGCTAGAGAAGTCAACGTGACTGAACCCCGTTTTTATACTTTAATTAAAGTTGCCATCAAAGCTTTGGCTATCTAG
- a CDS encoding ATP-binding protein, with the protein MSDFEELESKKREKALEMQAHRDNLLSRVTRLLISQDIHLAIDHTLELLCQFTQSARCYIIQYSTCRQQWSMVYEYCHPDYPQVIPIREQSQNLSTETFPWFSEQLLNGIPVKLNSLDDLPATAIPERAILANSSTPCLLIVPMWDSCGVTVGYLGLDASAEKQWTREDVTFVRLVGELIAIAESRYEAEKELKEAKEAAVKANKAKSEFLANMSHELRTPLNAILGFTRLISRDSSISSEYRQYLEIVNRSGEHLLELINDILEMSKIEAGRTVFNPSNFDLYALLDNIAEMLRSQAQAKALSLIFDRSSDLPQYICTDESKLRQVLINLLGNGLKFTESGGVTLRVKLGEKREDDQRLLWEIEDTGLGIAPEEIYKLFQPFNQTETGRKSQQGTGLGLPISKKFVELMGGAIGVSSILGQGSIFSFDIQVGLVGENEIKTETNRAKVIALAENQPKYRILVVDDRPESRLLLLKLLTTLGLSVQEAANGQEAIAIWQAWQPHLIWMDMRMPVKDGYEATREIRQLEADNRGKTVIIALTASAFEEDRALVIAAGCDDFVRKPFREEVIWQKMSEYLGLKYIYADNEPNQPNYSPVFLDSLQSLLKLISPDWIRQLQQAARECDDEKIIALTAEIPPDYATLAQGLQQLAREFSFDAIETIIRDLNIS; encoded by the coding sequence ATGAGTGATTTTGAGGAACTAGAGTCTAAAAAACGGGAAAAAGCCCTAGAAATGCAGGCCCATCGCGATAATTTGCTCTCACGGGTGACAAGATTACTAATTTCTCAAGATATCCACTTGGCGATCGATCATACCCTAGAACTGCTCTGTCAATTTACCCAGAGTGCGCGCTGTTACATTATTCAATATTCCACCTGTCGTCAGCAGTGGAGTATGGTTTATGAATACTGTCACCCCGACTATCCGCAGGTTATCCCGATTCGGGAACAATCACAAAATCTCTCAACGGAAACCTTTCCTTGGTTTTCTGAACAATTATTAAACGGTATTCCAGTTAAACTGAACTCTTTAGACGATTTACCCGCTACTGCTATCCCTGAAAGAGCTATTCTCGCTAATAGTTCTACTCCCTGTCTCTTAATCGTTCCCATGTGGGATAGTTGTGGGGTAACGGTGGGTTATCTGGGATTGGATGCAAGTGCAGAAAAGCAATGGACAAGGGAAGATGTCACCTTTGTGCGGTTGGTGGGAGAATTAATTGCGATCGCAGAAAGTAGATATGAAGCGGAAAAAGAATTAAAAGAGGCTAAAGAAGCGGCAGTTAAGGCAAATAAAGCTAAAAGTGAGTTTCTAGCTAACATGAGCCACGAATTACGCACTCCTCTTAATGCTATCTTGGGTTTTACTCGCTTAATATCCCGGGATAGCAGCATCAGCAGTGAATATCGGCAATATTTGGAAATTGTCAATCGTAGCGGAGAACATTTATTAGAGTTAATCAACGATATTCTAGAAATGTCGAAGATAGAAGCGGGAAGAACGGTTTTTAATCCTAGTAATTTCGATTTATACGCTCTTTTAGATAATATTGCCGAAATGCTACGCTCACAAGCGCAGGCAAAAGCTTTAAGCTTAATTTTTGATCGCAGCTCCGATCTGCCTCAATATATATGTACTGATGAAAGTAAATTGCGACAGGTGTTAATCAATCTCTTGGGTAACGGATTGAAGTTTACTGAGTCGGGAGGGGTGACTCTCCGGGTAAAATTAGGGGAGAAAAGAGAAGATGATCAGCGATTGCTCTGGGAAATTGAAGATACAGGACTAGGAATCGCTCCAGAGGAGATTTATAAGCTATTTCAACCCTTTAACCAAACGGAAACGGGACGAAAATCCCAACAGGGGACAGGATTGGGTTTACCTATCAGTAAAAAATTTGTTGAGTTGATGGGAGGTGCGATCGGAGTTAGTAGTATTCTGGGTCAAGGAAGTATTTTTAGTTTTGATATTCAGGTGGGTTTGGTGGGAGAAAATGAGATTAAAACCGAAACCAATAGGGCAAAAGTTATCGCTTTAGCGGAAAATCAGCCTAAATATCGCATATTAGTCGTCGATGATCGACCGGAAAGCCGTTTGCTGTTGCTGAAACTCCTGACTACCCTAGGATTATCCGTGCAAGAGGCCGCTAATGGTCAAGAAGCGATCGCAATTTGGCAAGCATGGCAACCTCATCTTATCTGGATGGACATGAGAATGCCGGTGAAGGACGGTTACGAAGCAACTAGGGAAATTCGGCAGTTAGAGGCTGATAATCGCGGAAAAACGGTGATAATTGCCCTAACTGCCAGTGCTTTTGAAGAGGATCGCGCCTTGGTTATTGCCGCCGGTTGTGATGATTTCGTGCGTAAACCTTTCCGAGAGGAAGTTATCTGGCAAAAAATGAGCGAATATCTAGGATTAAAATATATTTATGCCGATAATGAGCCAAATCAACCCAATTATTCGCCAGTTTTCCTCGATTCCCTGCAATCCCTATTAAAATTAATCAGTCCCGACTGGATTAGACAATTGCAACAAGCGGCGCGAGAATGTGATGATGAAAAAATTATCGCCCTAACCGCAGAAATTCCCCCCGATTATGCTACCCTTGCCCAAGGTTTACAACAGTTAGCCAGAGAATTTTCCTTTGATGCGATCGAAACCATCATTAGAGATTTAAACATATCTTAA
- the psb32 gene encoding photosystem II repair protein Psb32, with protein MLKLLASLLLSCCIALGVSLSPAAAMGVYDLPILSPGAPTYVVDPVAAISAANEGKLNKDLKNLAEKTGQEVRMVVVRRLDYGQKIDNLADDILREWYPNSEDRANQTIIVLDTLTNKTAIRVGEEAKPLLTDAIADSILSETMAVPLKDGGKYNQALLDASRRLTAVLSGEADTGPPEVATINIESTFTTAEETDDKNATIWVIVLLVLATVIPMVTYFWYAGFGR; from the coding sequence ATGCTCAAATTATTAGCTTCTCTCCTTCTCTCCTGCTGTATAGCCTTGGGTGTTTCCCTGTCACCGGCTGCTGCCATGGGAGTCTATGACCTCCCTATTTTAAGCCCCGGAGCGCCCACTTATGTAGTCGATCCCGTTGCGGCCATTAGTGCCGCTAACGAGGGAAAATTAAATAAAGACCTGAAAAATCTCGCCGAAAAAACCGGCCAGGAAGTGAGAATGGTAGTAGTCCGGCGCTTGGATTACGGTCAAAAAATTGACAATTTAGCCGATGATATCCTGAGAGAATGGTATCCTAACTCCGAAGATCGTGCCAATCAAACTATCATCGTCCTTGATACTTTAACCAATAAAACTGCTATTCGGGTTGGGGAGGAAGCAAAACCCCTATTAACCGATGCTATTGCTGATAGTATCCTCTCGGAAACTATGGCAGTTCCCCTCAAAGATGGGGGAAAATATAATCAAGCTTTACTCGATGCTAGTCGTCGTCTAACGGCGGTACTTTCTGGAGAAGCGGATACCGGACCGCCGGAAGTAGCGACAATTAATATCGAAAGTACCTTTACTACCGCAGAAGAAACTGACGATAAAAATGCCACGATTTGGGTGATAGTTTTACTGGTTTTAGCCACAGTAATCCCCATGGTTACCTATTTTTGGTACGCTGGTTTTGGTCGCTAA
- a CDS encoding transglutaminase-like domain-containing protein has translation MLIRVGYEFGFDAPLPVVMLLKLYLHPSILAQVRQSENLQVEPATKIEEFLDSFGNRTSRLILPAGQIRIHNEAVIENEWKPDIVNWNAQEIPLAELPTQVFPYLMSSRYCEVDLLAEIAWELFGQTPPGWARVQAVCDWVHSHIRFGYEYARVTKTAYDVYRERTGVCRDFNHLALTFCRCLNIPARYASGYLGDIGISPQPLPMDFSAWFEVYLDHQWYTFDARHNTPRIGRILMTRGLDAVDASLTTSFGQVNLTKFKVWTSDVSHLYA, from the coding sequence ATGTTAATCCGTGTTGGTTATGAATTTGGCTTTGATGCCCCCTTACCCGTGGTTATGTTGTTAAAACTTTATCTACACCCCTCAATTTTAGCTCAAGTTAGACAATCGGAAAACTTGCAGGTGGAACCGGCAACAAAAATAGAAGAATTTTTAGATAGCTTCGGTAATCGAACCAGTCGTCTAATTTTACCCGCGGGACAGATCCGCATTCACAATGAAGCAGTTATCGAGAATGAATGGAAACCCGATATCGTTAATTGGAATGCCCAAGAAATTCCTTTAGCAGAGTTACCAACCCAAGTTTTTCCCTACCTAATGAGTAGCCGTTATTGCGAAGTAGATTTGCTTGCGGAAATTGCCTGGGAACTTTTCGGACAAACTCCCCCCGGTTGGGCAAGGGTACAAGCGGTTTGTGATTGGGTTCATAGTCACATTCGTTTTGGTTACGAATACGCGCGGGTGACGAAAACCGCCTATGATGTCTATCGGGAAAGAACGGGGGTTTGTCGCGATTTTAACCATCTAGCTTTGACTTTTTGCCGTTGCCTAAATATTCCTGCCCGTTATGCCTCCGGCTATCTCGGAGATATCGGTATTTCTCCCCAACCTCTACCGATGGATTTTAGTGCTTGGTTTGAAGTTTATTTAGACCATCAATGGTACACCTTTGATGCTCGTCATAACACCCCCAGAATCGGGCGGATTTTAATGACTCGCGGCTTAGATGCCGTCGATGCTTCCCTAACAACTTCTTTTGGTCAAGTAAATTTAACAAAATTTAAAGTATGGACGAGCGATGTTTCCCACCTCTATGCTTAA